A window from Chrysemys picta bellii isolate R12L10 chromosome 20, ASM1138683v2, whole genome shotgun sequence encodes these proteins:
- the LOC101940454 gene encoding claw keratin-like, whose amino-acid sequence MSCSSLSYPECGVARPSPVSGSCNEPCVRQCPDSEVVIRPSPVVVTLPGPILSTFPQQSGVGAIGAPVVGAGYGGSFGLGGLYGSGGHYGGLYGLGGLGGYGSHYGFGGLGGYGGLCGYGGGYGYGGLGRYGGLCGYGGGYGGLCGYGGGYGYGGLGGYGGLCGYGGYGRRYRGGYCGPC is encoded by the coding sequence ATGTCTTGCTCCAGCCTGTCctatccagaatgcggggtggcccgTCCCAGTCCAGTTTCTGGCAGTTGCAATGAGCCATGCGTTAGGCAGTGCCCTGACTCTGAAGTGGTCATCAGACCATCACCGGTTGTCGTGACCctcccaggaccaattctcagcaCTTTCCCGCAGCAGAGTGGCGTCGGAGCCATAGGAGCACCTGTGGTCGGAGCTGGCTATGGGGGCTCATTTGGTTTGGGGGGACTGTATGGCTCTGGAGGCCATTATGGAGGATTGTATGGTTTAGGGGGATTGGGTGGTTATGGGAGCCATTACGGTTTTGGGGGATTGGGTGGTTATGGGGGATTGTGTGGTTACGGGGGAGGttacggttatgggggattaggtAGATATGGGGGATTGTGTGGTTACGGGGGAGGTTATGGGGGACTGTGTGGTTACGGGGGAGGttacggttatgggggattaggtggttatgggggattatgcGGTTACGGGGGATATGGCCGTAGGTATCGCGGTGGATACTGTGGGCCATGTTAA